ACGTGAACTATCAAATGAAACTTCCTTTTACCATTTCTTATCCGAGACCTTACGAAATCGGAGCGGATCGTTTGGTAAACGCCGCCGCCGCGGTCGTTGACAATCCGGGAAAATCCATCATCATCGACTTAGGAACCGCGACGACGTTTTGTGTCGTAAGCGACAAACCGGAATATTTGGGAGGAGTGATCGCCCCCGGTCTCAAAGTTTCCATGGACGCTCTCACGAGAAATACGTCTCAGCTTCCTCCCATCGTCTTTCAATCTCCCGAAAAAATACTTGGAGATTCTACAATCGAATCGATTCAAGCCGGCTTCTTTTTTGGATGGATCGGACTTTTAGAAGGAATCATTCGCGAGATCAAACGGGACAAAGGTCAGGACTATCGAGTCATCGGAACCGGCGGGCTCGTTACCGTAATTGACGCGGCCCATCCGGGAATCTTCGATAGCATCGATCCGCTTCTCACTCTGAGAGGACTTCAGATTCTTCACCAAATGAATTCGTAATCGGTTCTCAAAAGAATCGAATTCTAAAGGAGATCCCCTCGCGAATGAAAGAATGTATTTTTCTTTTTCCGAGTTCCCCGTTCTAAAATTTTTAGATGCAAATGTAAGAATGGCGATTTATTCGAGGAAAATTCTTTCTTGCCTCTTAAGAATTCAATCACACAATTCGTATTCCGATGTTCGGCTTTTTTAAATCGAAAGAACCTTCTGTTCCGGTTAACGATCAGGTATGGATTTCCAGCGAAGCGAAATTTGAAAAATGTCGTCGTCTACTTCGCAAAAATCCAAACCATCTCTTTCTTTTCTGGTTTGTAGAATCCTTCGAAAATTTTCGATCCAACCTCGGTTTAGAGAGAAACTCACCAAACATAGCTTATGCGAATGAAATTTCGCTCGTCGATATTCAGGGACAATTTCCGATCTTCTGCGAACACTATCCACAAAGAAAGACCGAACAGGCTTTATTTTTAAAACTTCAACTCAAGGAAGTCACCGTTTTTTCATCGTTAGACGAAGAGCTTTTTCAAACTCTTGGCGGAAAAAATATCGTGGAAGTTATGAAAAAATTTCGCATCAACGACGAGGCGATCTCTCATCCGATGATCAACGCTTCGATCCGTCGCGCTCAGGAAAAATTGGAAAAAAAAGTTCCTCTCGAACAAAAGATAGATTCTTCTCAAAAAGATTGGTTTTCCGCGAATCTTCGTTCATGAATGTCACGACGAATTCTACTTCCTTTCGGACTCAAAGTCCGCTCCAAGCAAATTTTACAGTAAGAATCTTTGTAGGAACTCCTACGAAAGCTCGGTTTTTTTGAAGACAAAATTCTTCAAATCGACCTCCGAGTCACCGTTTGAAATCGTTCTCTTAAATTTCCAATTAGCGAACTTTTCAAGCAAGTATCTTCATAAAATTTCAGAGCGCCTTCTTTTCTTTCAACCAAGATAAAACGGCTGAATCAAACTCTTCCGGTTCTTCCAACTGAGGAGTGTGTCCGCTCTTTTCAAAAAATTGAATCTTCAGGTCGGCGAAAAGAGGAACGATCGGATCCCAGAGATATGCGGGAGGCATCAGATAATCATGTCGTCCAAGCGCCAAAAATACCGGAACCTGGATCTTTTCAAGACCGATCTTGATATCGATGTCGCGAAAGATCTCCCCCCAAACGTGATCAAACATCGCAGTATTCACTTCCATACCTTCCCAGAGTCTACTCGAATCGTATTTGAAATCATACCAGCTCTTGGCACCGGAAA
The window above is part of the Leptospira stimsonii genome. Proteins encoded here:
- a CDS encoding type III pantothenate kinase, whose product is MLLVVDVGNTNTVFGIFENGKTSPLFHKRTVTRKDRTSDELGLFFRGFLREFKIENEKITGGIFSSVVPTLNPILDRMFQDWFKIDAVHVNYQMKLPFTISYPRPYEIGADRLVNAAAAVVDNPGKSIIIDLGTATTFCVVSDKPEYLGGVIAPGLKVSMDALTRNTSQLPPIVFQSPEKILGDSTIESIQAGFFFGWIGLLEGIIREIKRDKGQDYRVIGTGGLVTVIDAAHPGIFDSIDPLLTLRGLQILHQMNS